One Gossypium hirsutum isolate 1008001.06 chromosome A11, Gossypium_hirsutum_v2.1, whole genome shotgun sequence genomic window carries:
- the LOC107924568 gene encoding V-type proton ATPase subunit D, giving the protein MSGQSQRLNVVPTVTMLGIMKARLVGATRGHALLKKKSDALTVQFRQILKKIVSTKESMGEIIKTSSFSLTEAKYVAGENIKHVVLESVQTASLKVRSRQENVAGVKLPKFEYFTEGETKNDLTGLARGGQQVQQCRAAYVKAIEVLVELASLQTSFLTLDEAIKTTNRRVNALENVVKPRLENTISYIKGELDELEREDFFRLKKIQGYKKREIEKQLAAAKEFVEDKFAEKISLQKGISINAAHNLLSAAREKDEDIIF; this is encoded by the coding sequence ATGTCCGGCCAAAGCCAGCGCTTGAATGTGGTTCCAACTGTTACAATGCTTGGAATCATGAAAGCTCGGCTTGTGGGCGCGACAAGAGGTCACGCACTTCTCAAGAAGAAGAGTGATGCCCTAACCGTACAATTTCGTCAGATTCTTAAGAAGATAGTGTCTACGAAAGAGTCAATGGGAGAGATTATAAAAACCTCCTCATTTTCCCTAACAGAGGCCAAGTATGTTGCTGGTGAGAACATCAAACACGTCGTGCTTGAAAGTGTTCAGACTGCTTCTCTTAAAGTCCGATCGCGACAAGAGAATGTTGCTGGAGTGAAGCTTCCAAAGTTTGAGTATTTTACTGAAGGTGAGACCAAAAATGATTTGACTGGTTTGGCCCGAGGTGGACAACAGGTCCAACAGTGCCGTGCTGCTTATGTGAAAGCAATCGAGGTTCTAGTTGAGCTTGCTTCTCTTCAGACTTCATTCTTAACACTCGATGAGGCAATCAAAACCACAAATCGTAGGGTTAATGCTTTAGAGAATGTTGTGAAGCCAAGGTTGGAGAATACGATCAGTTACATTAAGGGAGAGTTGGATGAGCTTGAAAGGGAGGATTTCTTCAGGCTAAAGAAGATCCAAGGTTATAAGAAGAGGGAAATAGAGAAACAGCTAGCTGCCGCAAAGGAGTTCGTCGAGGATAAATTTGCTGAGAAGATTTCCTTGCAGAAAGGGATTTCAATAAATGCAGCTCACAATTTGCTATCTGCGGCCAGGGAGAAGGATGAAGACATTATTTTTTGA
- the LOC107924372 gene encoding probable sugar phosphate/phosphate translocator At1g06470, whose protein sequence is MRKEMVESNFDKETVGCIRTTDTHSGNQGSGLRREPSFSRWADEDGIIHFEHPSESTAPSVEGSDFELPMLNQSGLDNGFVDGIRYGKFPEQRMHLNGGSAMEDLHGKDRNGKYTPFDVENEYIGDGRSSNISVDGANSTGSPKASSNSISTADVLKTLFFILVWYTFSTFLTLYNKTLLGDELGKFPAPLLMNTIHFAFQALLSNAITWYWSHRFQPSVAMSYRDYFYRVVPTALSTALDVNLSNVSLVFISVTFATMCKSAAPIFLLLFAFAFRLESPSFKLLGIIVVISIGILLTVARDTEFEFWGFIFVMLAAVMSGFRWCMTQILLQKEVYGLKNPLTFMSYVTPVMAVVTALLSLFLDPWHEFGQNNYFNSSWHLARTCLLLLFGGTLAFFMVLTEYILVSVTSAVTVTIAGVVKEAVTILVAVFYFHDEFTWLKGAGLLTIMFGVSLFNWYKYQRLQESAPTKHAAKYVILEEMEDQDDIR, encoded by the exons ATGAGAAAGGAGATGGTAGAGAGTAACTTTGATAAAGAAACAGTTGGATGCATCAGGACAACTGATACTCATAGTGGAAATCAAGGTTCAGGTCTTCGCAGGGAGCCCTCCTTCTCTCGCTGGGCTGATGAAGATGGGATAATCCATTTTGAACACCCTTCCGAGAGTACTGCTCCTAGCGTAGAAGGTTCTGATTTTGAGTTGCCTATGCTTAATCAGAGTGGGTTAGACAACGGATTTGTAGACGGGATTAGATACGGTAAATTTCCAGAGCAGCGTATGCACTTAAATGGTGGAAGTGCCATGGAAGATTTACATGGGAAAGATAGAAATGGGAAATATACACCTTTTGATGTTGAAAATGAGTATATTGGGGATGGAAGATCATCAAATATCAGTGTTGATGGAGCCAATTCTACTGGCAGCCCAAAAGCATCTAGCAACTCTATTTCTACTGCAGATGTGTTGAAGACATTGTTCTTTATACTTGTATGGTACACTTTCAGCACATTTTTGACATT GTACAACAAAACCTTGTTGGGAGATGAGTTGGGGAAGTTTCCTGCTCCCTTGTTGATGAATACTATCCACTTTGCATTTCAAGCTTTATTATCAAATGCAATAACGTGGTATTGGTCTCATAGATTTCAGCCTTCGGTTGCAATGTCATATAGGGATTACTTCTACAGAG TTGTACCTACAGCTCTTTCAACTGCACTGGACGTTAACCTGAGCAATGTATCCCTGGTTTTCATATCTGTTACTTTTGCAACAATG TGTAAATCAGCAGCTCCTATATTTCTTCTCCTATTTGCTTTTGCATTCAG GTTGGAGTCCCCAAGCTTTAAACTCTTAGGGATCATTGTGGTAATCTCTATTGGAATTCTATTAACAG TTGCAAGGGACACTGAATTTGAGTTTTGGGGTTTTATCTTTGTCATGCTTGCTGCTGTCATGTCTGGATTTCGCTGGTGTATGACTCAAATACTTTTGCAG AAAGAAGTCTATG GTTTGAAAAACCCTCTTACCTTCATGAGCTATGTGACTCCAGTAATGGCAGTTGTGACAgctcttctttctctcttcttggATCCATGGCATGAATTCGGACAGaacaattattttaatagttCATGGCATCTTGCTCGAACTTGCTTGTTGTTGCTTTTTGGTGGAACACTGGCATTCTTTATG GTTTTAACAGAGTACATCCTTGTTTCTGTAACCAGTGCAGTTACAGTGACAATAGCTGGAGTAGTGAAGGAGGCTGTCACCATATTG GTTGCAGTATTTTATTTCCATGATGAGTTTACCTGGTTAAAAGGAGCTGGGCTTCTCACAATTATGTTTGGAGTCAGTTTATTCAATTGGTACAA ATACCAAAGGCTGCAGGAGTCAGCACCGACTAAACATGCTGCGAAGTATGTCATCCTTGAGGAGATGGAGGATCAAGATGATATCCGTTGA